A single region of the Buchnera aphidicola (Microlophium carnosum) genome encodes:
- the topA gene encoding type I DNA topoisomerase, translating to MQKYLVIVESPAKAKTINQYLGSKYIVKSSIGHVRDLITSKSKNKEKNKEFSNKKIFLKNHEKTILINQMGINPYQNWKAEYYILPGKEKIISELRTIANQVDHIYLATDLDREGEAIAWHLKEVIGGDSSKFSRVVFNEITKYSIKKAFNNVVHINMNRVHAQQARRFMDRIVGYMVSPLLWKKISRGLSAGRVQSVAVRIIVERENIIKNFIPEEYWKLNVSLFSKDQKKISMNVTHYNNKTFYPINKTEVDFAVEKMKQSLFIVKNYEEKHFYRKAPAPFITSTLQQSASLRLGFSVKKTMFLAQKLYEEGYITYMRTDSNYLSKHAIKKARAYIKNYYGSDYLPKEPNLFSNQKHSQEAHEAIRPSDIEIKNIQLDNLDVSAKKLYELIWNQFIASQMTSIKYKSITITVVADMFELKKNERIILFNGWSKILIEEKNIISEFPLLNVGSLLLIDEIVTSQKFTKPPPRFSEASLVRELEKKGVGRPSTYSIIISKIQDRGYVKIKKNKFYSEKMGEILTIRLKKSFSNLMDYNFTAHMEKKFDKIANNEIEWKNVLDSFFKNFSEKLEKAKKSPEEGGMEFSKVVPTSINCSICCNKMGIKNAINGVFLSCLGYNNTISKNRCKQTIDLIALNYFNEIKEENIEQTPLQLINRCEKCKMSMDSYFINQKLKLHICINNPSCVGYKLEEGVFKNPIYLSETIQCEKCHSKMILKTGPFGKFFMCINKTCKNTRKILPNGKISDPKLEPISFPQLPCKQSNAWFVLREGISGIFFAANTFPKSRETRSPFVEELFQFQHLLPEKIHYLSSGPIIDNDGNKTIVCFNRKTKKHYIASKKEGKFTGWSAIFINNKWRVISK from the coding sequence ATGCAAAAATATCTTGTTATAGTTGAATCTCCAGCAAAAGCAAAAACTATAAATCAATATTTAGGTTCTAAATACATAGTAAAATCTAGTATAGGACATGTACGAGATTTAATAACAAGTAAATCAAAAAATAAAGAAAAAAATAAAGAGTTTTCTAATAAAAAAATTTTTTTAAAAAATCATGAAAAAACGATTCTCATAAATCAAATGGGAATTAATCCTTATCAAAATTGGAAAGCTGAATATTATATTTTACCTGGTAAAGAAAAAATTATTTCTGAATTGAGAACTATTGCAAATCAAGTAGATCATATATATCTTGCTACAGATTTAGATCGAGAAGGAGAAGCAATAGCTTGGCATTTAAAAGAAGTTATTGGTGGAGATTCTTCTAAGTTTAGTCGTGTAGTATTTAATGAAATTACTAAATATTCAATAAAAAAAGCTTTTAACAATGTAGTTCATATTAATATGAATCGAGTACATGCACAACAAGCACGTCGTTTTATGGATCGCATTGTAGGTTATATGGTTTCACCTTTATTATGGAAAAAAATATCAAGGGGTTTATCTGCAGGACGAGTTCAATCTGTAGCAGTTCGTATAATCGTAGAACGTGAAAATATTATAAAAAATTTTATTCCAGAAGAATATTGGAAATTAAATGTGTCACTTTTTTCTAAAGATCAAAAAAAGATTAGTATGAATGTAACACATTATAATAATAAAACATTTTATCCGATAAATAAAACTGAGGTAGATTTCGCAGTAGAAAAAATGAAACAATCATTGTTCATTGTTAAAAATTATGAAGAAAAACATTTTTATAGAAAAGCTCCTGCTCCATTTATAACTTCTACTTTACAACAATCTGCTAGTCTTCGTTTAGGATTTAGTGTAAAAAAAACAATGTTTTTAGCACAAAAATTATATGAGGAAGGTTATATAACTTATATGAGAACTGATTCTAATTATTTGAGTAAACATGCAATAAAAAAAGCTCGAGCATACATAAAAAACTACTATGGTAGTGATTATTTACCTAAAGAACCTAATTTATTTTCCAATCAAAAACATTCTCAAGAAGCTCATGAAGCTATTCGACCATCTGATATTGAAATAAAAAATATACAGTTAGATAATTTAGATGTAAGTGCTAAAAAATTATATGAATTAATTTGGAATCAATTTATAGCTTCTCAAATGACATCGATTAAATATAAATCTATCACTATAACAGTTGTAGCTGATATGTTTGAATTAAAAAAAAATGAAAGAATAATTCTGTTTAATGGTTGGAGCAAAATTTTAATAGAAGAGAAAAATATTATTTCTGAGTTTCCTCTATTAAATGTAGGAAGTTTATTACTAATAGATGAAATTGTAACTAGTCAAAAATTTACTAAACCTCCACCACGTTTTAGTGAAGCATCTTTAGTACGCGAATTAGAAAAAAAGGGTGTTGGAAGACCTTCTACTTATTCTATAATAATATCAAAAATACAAGATCGAGGATATGTTAAAATTAAAAAAAACAAGTTTTATTCAGAAAAAATGGGTGAAATTCTTACCATTCGACTAAAAAAAAGTTTTAGCAATCTAATGGATTACAACTTTACTGCACATATGGAAAAAAAATTCGATAAAATAGCTAATAATGAAATTGAGTGGAAAAATGTACTTGATTCTTTTTTTAAAAATTTTTCTGAAAAATTAGAAAAAGCCAAAAAAAGTCCAGAAGAAGGAGGAATGGAATTCAGTAAAGTCGTTCCAACTTCAATTAATTGCTCAATTTGTTGTAATAAAATGGGAATAAAAAACGCCATCAATGGTGTTTTTCTTAGTTGTTTAGGATATAATAATACTATATCTAAAAATCGTTGTAAGCAAACTATAGATCTCATTGCATTGAATTATTTTAATGAAATAAAAGAAGAAAATATAGAACAAACACCTCTGCAATTAATTAATCGATGTGAAAAATGCAAAATGTCTATGGATAGTTATTTTATTAATCAAAAATTAAAATTGCATATTTGCATTAATAATCCTAGTTGTGTTGGTTATAAACTTGAAGAAGGAGTATTTAAAAATCCTATTTATTTATCTGAAACAATTCAATGTGAAAAATGTCATAGTAAAATGATATTGAAAACAGGTCCGTTTGGAAAATTTTTTATGTGTATAAATAAAACGTGTAAAAATACAAGAAAAATTTTACCTAATGGAAAAATATCGGATCCAAAGTTAGAACCCATTTCTTTTCCGCAGTTACCATGTAAACAATCTAATGCATGGTTTGTTTTACGAGAGGGGATTTCCGGTATTTTTTTTGCTGCAAATACTTTCCCTAAATCACGTGAAACTAGATCTCCATTTGTAGAAGAACTGTTTCAGTTTCAACATTTATTACCAGAAAAAATACACTATTTATCTAGTGGTCCTATAATTGATAACGATGGAAATAAGACTATAGTTTGTTTTAATAGAAAAACAAAAAAACATTATATTGCTTCTAAAAAAGAAGGAAAGTTTACAGGTTGGTCAGCTATATTTATTAATAATAAATGGCGTGTGATTAGTAAATAA
- the trpA gene encoding tryptophan synthase subunit alpha gives MSRYQKMFKQLFLSKEGCFVPFVVLGDPSLKLSIKIIETLIKNGADALEVGIPFSDPLADGLIIQKSNLRALSQKNTFLEYFQVLKKIREKNKRLPIGILIYANLVYNQGIDNFYLQCVNSGIDSVLIADIPIEESKCIYQTANKYQIHSIFICPPDADDCFLRKLSLYAQGFIYVLSRSGVTGIKDDTLSLSEKFIQKIKKYNTIPLLQGFGISNSQQVKKAISSGLSGVICGSAIINIIEKYLNQEKKMIQKIKEFTNLLKISTKLE, from the coding sequence ATGAGTCGATATCAAAAAATGTTTAAACAATTATTTTTATCAAAAGAAGGATGTTTTGTTCCTTTTGTAGTTTTAGGAGATCCTTCTTTAAAATTATCAATAAAAATTATTGAAACTTTGATTAAAAATGGAGCAGATGCTCTAGAAGTTGGAATTCCATTTTCAGATCCATTAGCTGATGGACTCATTATACAAAAATCAAATCTACGTGCTTTATCGCAAAAAAATACTTTTTTAGAATATTTTCAAGTACTGAAAAAAATACGTGAAAAAAACAAAAGGTTGCCTATTGGTATTTTGATATATGCTAATCTTGTCTATAATCAAGGAATAGATAATTTTTACTTGCAATGTGTTAATTCTGGTATAGATTCTGTACTTATAGCAGATATTCCAATTGAAGAATCAAAATGTATTTATCAAACTGCAAACAAATACCAAATTCATTCTATTTTTATTTGTCCTCCAGATGCAGATGACTGTTTTTTGCGTAAACTATCCTTATATGCACAAGGTTTTATTTATGTATTATCTCGTTCTGGAGTAACTGGAATTAAAGATGATACTTTATCATTATCTGAAAAATTTATACAAAAAATAAAAAAATACAACACTATTCCCTTATTGCAAGGTTTTGGAATTTCAAATTCTCAACAAGTAAAAAAAGCGATATCATCAGGTTTATCTGGTGTAATATGTGGGTCGGCGATTATAAATATTATTGAAAAATATTTAAATCAAGAAAAAAAAATGATCCAAAAAATAAAAGAATTTACTAATTTATTAAAAATATCTACTAAATTAGAATAA
- a CDS encoding UPF0259 family protein produces MLITVRKLRDDTHHFFYKQIGPIFFISISVTLINMLVDMFIKPDRYILSIIENNKLINASSLLELINNMNLEEKYELFKYSTLKTIESLMSKTMLLGSVIILISVLSKSEKKTIISSILSFFSFIPSLFILNFLTAFVVQIGYMFLIIPGILLSITLSLSPIILSFKKYGIIDSMRISVYISWKYINIIGYSVLFWMCSKFILTILLDQIYFINKNILFLISNVTINILFSILIIYLFRFYMIFLRS; encoded by the coding sequence ATGTTAATTACAGTAAGAAAACTACGTGATGATACGCATCATTTTTTTTATAAACAAATAGGACCTATTTTTTTTATATCTATATCTGTTACTTTGATTAATATGCTAGTAGATATGTTTATTAAACCAGATAGATATATTTTATCTATTATAGAAAATAATAAATTAATCAATGCAAGTTCATTGCTAGAATTAATTAATAATATGAATTTAGAAGAAAAATATGAATTATTCAAATACTCTACTTTAAAAACAATAGAATCATTAATGAGTAAAACAATGTTATTAGGTAGTGTTATAATTTTAATTTCTGTTTTATCTAAAAGTGAAAAAAAAACTATTATTTCATCAATACTGTCTTTTTTTTCATTTATTCCAAGTTTATTTATATTAAATTTTTTAACAGCTTTTGTAGTTCAAATAGGTTATATGTTTTTAATTATACCTGGAATATTATTATCAATAACACTATCATTATCACCTATTATTTTGTCTTTTAAAAAATATGGAATAATAGATTCTATGCGTATTAGTGTATATATTTCTTGGAAATATATTAATATCATAGGATACAGTGTTTTATTTTGGATGTGTAGTAAATTCATTTTAACAATATTATTAGATCAGATTTATTTTATCAATAAAAATATCTTATTTTTAATATCTAATGTTACTATCAATATATTATTTTCTATTTTAATTATATATTTATTTCGATTTTATATGATTTTTTTACGTTCTTAA
- the trpD gene encoding anthranilate phosphoribosyltransferase, translating to MQNILNKIYDSKHLSQEESYQLFKLISSGRIKDIQLASILTAIRIRGESIEEITGAIYAFLDQVKHFPKPDYIFSDIVGTGGDAKNTINISTASAFVAATCGCKIVKHCNQRISSKSGSSDLLEKLHINLHASPEKSRQTLDQLNICFLFAPKYHNGFKYSHNVRTTLKTKTIFNLLGPFLNPAAPPLTVIGVYNKKLINPAVKILKNLKYQRGIVLNSDDTDEVTLYGTTYVSELLDKEIISYQLEPESFGLKIHPKKILKKYSLEENYRIISETMQGKGDKLNEELIAVNVAMLLKVFGHENLKENTELALNKIRSGDVYKHIINVADMLKEDNYARNNT from the coding sequence ATGCAAAATATCTTAAATAAAATTTATGATTCAAAACATTTAAGTCAAGAAGAAAGTTATCAATTATTTAAATTAATTTCTTCTGGAAGAATAAAAGATATACAATTAGCATCTATATTAACAGCAATACGAATACGAGGTGAATCAATAGAAGAAATAACAGGTGCAATATATGCGTTTTTAGATCAAGTAAAACACTTTCCTAAACCTGATTATATTTTTTCTGATATTGTAGGAACAGGTGGAGATGCAAAAAATACTATTAATATCTCAACTGCAAGTGCATTTGTTGCAGCAACGTGTGGTTGTAAAATTGTCAAACACTGTAACCAAAGAATTTCTAGCAAATCAGGTTCTTCTGATCTTTTAGAAAAATTGCATATCAATTTACATGCATCTCCAGAAAAATCTCGTCAAACATTAGATCAATTAAATATTTGTTTTTTATTTGCACCTAAGTATCATAATGGTTTTAAATATTCTCATAATGTTCGTACCACTCTCAAAACTAAAACTATTTTTAATTTATTAGGTCCTTTTCTTAATCCTGCAGCACCTCCTCTCACTGTTATTGGTGTCTATAATAAAAAACTAATAAATCCTGCAGTGAAAATTTTAAAAAATCTAAAATATCAACGTGGTATAGTTTTGAATAGTGATGATACTGATGAAGTTACATTATACGGAACAACATATGTTTCTGAGTTATTAGATAAAGAAATTATATCATATCAACTAGAACCAGAAAGTTTTGGCTTAAAAATTCATCCTAAAAAAATATTAAAAAAATATTCTTTAGAAGAAAATTATCGTATCATCAGTGAAACAATGCAAGGTAAAGGTGACAAATTAAATGAAGAACTAATAGCAGTTAACGTAGCAATGCTATTAAAGGTATTTGGACACGAAAATTTAAAAGAAAATACCGAATTAGCATTAAATAAAATCAGAAGCGGAGATGTTTATAAACATATAATAAATGTTGCTGACATGCTAAAAGAAGATAATTATGCAAGAAACAATACTTAA
- a CDS encoding pseudouridine synthase — translation MSEKIQKILSHFGYGSRRNIEEMIRCGNILINGKKAVIGQRLNNKNIGNIAIKGEMISIKKTQFKTKIIIYNKPEGEICTRNDCKKRKTVFDQLPHLNIYRWISVGRLDINTRGLLLFTNNGNLANKLMHPKNKIEREYYIRVFGEINKNTMNILKNGVKIKDGYASFKSIESINNTHLKKNKWFKGILCEGKNREIRSMWKTVKCQVSRLIRVRYGNIMLPKNLKLGHWTELNSILVDNLFKLVS, via the coding sequence ATGAGTGAAAAAATACAAAAAATATTATCTCATTTTGGATATGGATCACGTCGAAATATTGAAGAAATGATTAGATGTGGAAATATACTTATTAATGGGAAAAAAGCAGTAATTGGTCAGCGTTTAAATAATAAAAATATTGGAAATATTGCCATTAAGGGAGAAATGATATCTATAAAAAAAACACAGTTTAAAACGAAAATAATAATTTATAATAAACCCGAAGGAGAAATTTGTACTAGAAATGATTGTAAAAAACGTAAAACTGTATTTGATCAATTACCACATTTAAATATTTATCGATGGATTAGTGTTGGAAGATTAGATATCAATACTAGAGGATTGTTATTATTTACAAATAATGGAAATTTAGCTAATAAACTTATGCATCCTAAAAACAAAATAGAAAGAGAATACTATATTCGAGTTTTTGGAGAAATTAATAAAAATACAATGAATATTTTAAAAAATGGAGTTAAGATTAAAGATGGTTATGCTTCGTTTAAAAGTATAGAATCTATTAATAATACACATTTAAAAAAAAACAAATGGTTTAAAGGTATTTTATGTGAGGGGAAAAATCGTGAAATAAGATCTATGTGGAAAACAGTTAAATGTCAAGTTAGTCGACTGATTAGAGTACGATATGGAAATATTATGTTACCTAAAAATTTAAAATTAGGACATTGGACTGAATTAAATTCTATATTAGTAGATAACTTGTTTAAGTTAGTTTCTTAA
- the trpB gene encoding tryptophan synthase subunit beta yields the protein MTLLNPYFGEFGGMYVPQILMEALLELEKNFVWAKKDVNFQKKFHNLLNNYAGRPTPLTLCRNLTKGTKTRIYLKREDLLHGGAHKTNQVLGQALLAIKMKKKEIIAETGAGQHGVAAAIACALLNLKCRIYMGIKDINRQKTNVFRMQLMGAEVISVKNGSGTLKDACNEALRDWSSSYKTSYYMIGTAAGPHPYPTIVREFQKMIGEETKKQILEKENKLPDSIIACIGGGSNAIGIFSDFIHEKVDLIGVEPAGHGIHTGKHGAPLKHGRTGIYFGMKSHLMQNKEGQIEESWSISAGLDFPSVGPEHSWLNSTHRAQYVSITDKEAIDAFQILCKKEGIIPALESSHALAYALKIMNIYPMKQQTLIVNLSGRGDKDILTVNDILKKKEKYNESISKNV from the coding sequence ATGACTTTACTAAATCCTTATTTTGGTGAATTTGGTGGTATGTACGTTCCGCAAATATTAATGGAAGCTTTATTAGAATTAGAAAAAAATTTTGTATGGGCAAAAAAAGACGTTAATTTTCAAAAAAAATTTCATAATTTGTTAAACAACTATGCTGGAAGACCTACACCATTAACTCTTTGCAGAAATTTAACTAAAGGCACAAAAACACGTATTTATCTAAAAAGAGAAGATTTATTGCATGGTGGAGCGCATAAAACTAATCAAGTTTTAGGACAAGCTCTGTTAGCAATTAAAATGAAAAAAAAAGAAATTATTGCTGAAACAGGTGCCGGTCAACATGGTGTAGCTGCTGCTATTGCCTGTGCGCTATTGAATTTAAAATGTAGAATTTATATGGGAATTAAAGATATTAACAGGCAAAAAACTAATGTTTTTCGTATGCAATTAATGGGTGCAGAAGTTATATCAGTAAAAAATGGTTCTGGAACGTTAAAAGATGCGTGTAATGAAGCTTTGCGAGATTGGTCTAGTAGCTATAAAACATCTTATTATATGATTGGTACTGCAGCTGGACCTCATCCCTATCCTACTATTGTTCGTGAATTCCAAAAAATGATTGGAGAAGAAACAAAAAAACAAATTTTAGAAAAAGAGAACAAACTTCCAGATTCTATTATTGCATGTATTGGAGGAGGTTCTAACGCTATTGGAATTTTTTCAGATTTCATCCATGAAAAAGTTGATTTAATTGGAGTAGAACCAGCTGGACATGGTATACATACAGGAAAACATGGAGCACCATTAAAACATGGTAGAACTGGTATTTATTTTGGTATGAAATCTCATTTAATGCAAAATAAAGAAGGTCAAATTGAAGAATCTTGGTCAATTTCAGCAGGATTAGATTTTCCATCTGTTGGTCCTGAGCATTCTTGGTTAAATAGTACTCATCGTGCTCAATATGTTTCTATTACTGATAAAGAAGCAATAGATGCATTTCAAATTCTGTGTAAAAAAGAAGGTATTATTCCTGCTTTGGAATCTTCTCATGCATTAGCATATGCATTGAAAATAATGAATATATATCCTATGAAACAACAAACTTTAATCGTAAATCTTTCTGGTCGTGGCGACAAAGATATTTTGACAGTAAATGATATTTTAAAAAAAAAGGAAAAATATAATGAGTCGATATCAAAAAATGTTTAA
- the trpCF gene encoding bifunctional indole-3-glycerol-phosphate synthase TrpC/phosphoribosylanthranilate isomerase TrpF has product MQETILKQIIQDKSNWITLRKKKQPLINFQNKINKKTRNFYNSLKEKNPCFILEYKKTSPSLGVIRSNFDLIEISNVYKKYASSVSVLTDEKYFHGNLEFINLVRKCVPQPILCKDFFIDSYQVYLARYYNADAILLMLSILDDIKYQELSAIAKTLNMGILTEVNNIEELKRAIKLNADIIGINNRNLHDLSIDLNRTRILSTAVKKDIIIISESGITKYREIKELSKFVNGFLIGSHLMSQTNLEIGVRSIIFGNNKICGLTRSIDIQIAEKHGAIYGGLIFIKNSLRHITKIIAKNIIINSKLRFIGVFQNEDINILAKLSEELSLYAVQLHGQENQQYINKLRAILPQKIKIWKAFSIQTELPNRNWNNINRYVFDSHSGGSNTSFNWSILHNHILDDVILAGGINVDNCILASQLNCLGLDFNSGIEISPGVKDHKKIKKIFQRLRYY; this is encoded by the coding sequence ATGCAAGAAACAATACTTAAACAAATTATACAAGATAAAAGTAATTGGATTACATTAAGAAAAAAAAAACAACCATTAATTAATTTTCAAAACAAAATTAATAAAAAAACCCGTAATTTTTATAATTCTTTAAAAGAAAAAAATCCTTGTTTTATATTAGAATACAAAAAAACATCTCCTTCTTTAGGTGTTATTAGAAGTAATTTTGATTTAATTGAAATTTCTAATGTTTATAAAAAATATGCTTCTTCTGTTTCAGTTCTTACAGATGAAAAATATTTTCATGGAAATTTAGAATTTATAAATTTAGTACGAAAATGTGTTCCTCAACCTATTTTATGTAAAGATTTTTTTATTGATTCGTATCAAGTGTATTTAGCCAGGTATTATAATGCAGATGCTATTTTATTAATGTTGTCTATTTTAGATGATATAAAGTATCAAGAGTTATCTGCAATCGCAAAAACATTAAATATGGGTATATTAACTGAAGTAAATAATATAGAAGAATTAAAACGTGCGATTAAACTAAATGCTGATATTATTGGTATTAATAATCGTAATTTACATGATTTGTCAATTGATTTAAATCGTACTCGCATCCTATCTACTGCAGTTAAAAAAGACATTATAATAATAAGTGAATCTGGTATAACAAAATACCGTGAAATAAAAGAACTTAGTAAATTTGTTAATGGTTTTTTAATCGGTTCTCATTTAATGTCTCAAACTAATCTAGAGATAGGTGTACGTTCTATAATATTTGGGAATAATAAAATTTGCGGATTAACTCGTAGTATTGATATACAAATTGCCGAAAAACATGGAGCAATTTATGGTGGACTTATTTTTATAAAAAATTCTCTTCGTCATATCACTAAAATAATTGCAAAAAATATTATTATAAATAGCAAATTAAGATTTATAGGAGTTTTTCAAAATGAAGATATAAATATTCTTGCTAAGCTTTCTGAAGAACTTTCTCTGTATGCAGTTCAATTACATGGGCAAGAAAATCAACAATATATTAATAAATTAAGAGCAATACTACCCCAAAAAATTAAAATTTGGAAAGCTTTTTCTATTCAAACAGAATTACCAAATCGTAATTGGAACAACATAAATAGATATGTGTTTGACTCTCATTCAGGAGGAAGCAATACATCTTTCAATTGGTCTATTTTGCACAACCATATTTTAGATGATGTTATTTTAGCTGGAGGAATTAATGTAGATAATTGTATATTAGCCTCTCAATTAAATTGTTTAGGATTAGATTTTAATTCTGGGATAGAAATATCTCCTGGTGTTAAAGATCATAAAAAAATAAAAAAAATTTTTCAACGATTAAGATATTATTAA
- the sohB gene encoding protease SohB: protein MNLLLNYEFFLAKIITFIIILTLFYTIIKRKKNTKNKIKITLFQDHYKNIKTKILLSTMQQFEKKIWFAKEKEKNKENKKKILENKDQYLTDKKKKLYILDFKGDVYANEVVGLREEISAILSVANKDDEVLLRLESSGGVIHGYGLAASQLNRLRQRGIRLIVSVDKIAASGGYMMACVADYIVSAPFAIIGSIGVVGQIPNFNKLLKKCHVDIELHTAGDYKRTLTMFGNNTQSTRNKFCEELNATHELFKNFIKEMRPSLDIENVSNGEHWFGTTALEKKLVDQISTSDDVLISKMKDYTLLGIKYMYRKKILERFTSSIAHNFSKILLKMFFYKNYF from the coding sequence GTGAATTTACTTCTAAATTATGAATTTTTTTTAGCAAAAATTATTACTTTTATTATAATATTAACTTTGTTTTATACAATAATAAAAAGAAAAAAAAATACTAAAAATAAAATAAAAATTACTTTATTTCAAGATCATTATAAAAACATAAAAACCAAAATATTATTATCTACTATGCAACAATTTGAAAAAAAGATATGGTTTGCAAAAGAAAAAGAAAAAAATAAAGAAAACAAAAAAAAAATATTAGAAAATAAAGATCAATATCTTACGGATAAAAAGAAAAAATTATACATTTTAGATTTTAAAGGAGATGTTTATGCAAATGAAGTAGTTGGTTTAAGAGAAGAGATATCTGCTATTCTGTCGGTAGCAAATAAAGATGATGAAGTTTTATTACGTTTAGAAAGTTCTGGAGGAGTGATTCATGGATACGGATTAGCAGCTTCTCAATTAAATAGATTACGTCAGAGGGGAATACGTTTAATTGTATCTGTGGATAAAATAGCAGCAAGTGGTGGGTACATGATGGCATGTGTTGCTGATTATATTGTTTCAGCTCCATTTGCAATAATTGGTTCAATTGGGGTAGTAGGTCAAATTCCCAATTTTAATAAATTATTGAAAAAATGTCATGTAGATATTGAACTTCATACTGCAGGAGATTATAAACGAACTTTAACTATGTTTGGCAACAATACTCAATCAACACGTAATAAATTTTGTGAGGAATTAAATGCAACACATGAACTTTTTAAAAATTTTATTAAAGAAATGAGACCATCTTTAGATATTGAAAATGTATCTAATGGAGAACATTGGTTTGGAACAACTGCTTTAGAAAAAAAATTAGTAGATCAAATTAGTACCAGTGATGACGTCTTAATTTCTAAAATGAAAGACTATACTTTATTAGGTATAAAATATATGTACAGAAAAAAAATATTAGAACGTTTTACTTCCTCTATAGCACATAATTTTAGTAAAATTTTACTTAAAATGTTTTTTTATAAAAATTATTTTTAG
- a CDS encoding DMT family transporter produces the protein MNKILVMILFSLVSITWGTTWIAMKIATETIPPFFATGMRFLVASPLLIILAYYTKTPLLFPYGQRWFQFFISIFYFSIPFTLMLYGGIYVRSSISSIIFSNMPVAVLTISFLFLKKKLFLNQKIGVLISLITLLTVLLIELESQCFFQWKGVLALLFALFSHAVIYAKCQKKCSNISVITFNALPSLISGILLSIISWFIENPHINTFSNRSIAAIFYLGDFSGIFGILSYFYLQQKVSAFYASTVFLIFPIIAGFLENYIYKHTTLLCEMWFIFPLIIGILLTLIPVEYIKKYKELNNKKL, from the coding sequence ATGAATAAAATACTAGTAATGATATTATTTTCTTTAGTTTCTATTACTTGGGGGACTACTTGGATTGCGATGAAAATTGCAACAGAAACAATTCCTCCATTTTTTGCTACTGGCATGCGTTTTTTAGTTGCTTCTCCTCTATTAATCATTCTTGCATATTATACAAAAACACCTCTTTTATTTCCATATGGACAAAGATGGTTTCAATTTTTTATCTCAATTTTTTATTTTTCTATACCATTTACATTAATGTTATATGGAGGAATTTATGTCAGATCTTCAATTTCTTCTATTATATTTTCAAATATGCCTGTTGCTGTATTGACAATATCATTTTTATTCTTAAAAAAAAAATTATTTTTAAACCAAAAAATAGGAGTGTTAATTTCTTTAATTACATTACTAACTGTTTTACTGATAGAATTAGAATCACAATGTTTTTTCCAGTGGAAAGGAGTTTTAGCTTTACTATTTGCTTTGTTTAGTCATGCTGTCATTTACGCTAAATGTCAAAAAAAATGCTCCAATATATCTGTTATTACTTTTAATGCTTTGCCATCACTAATATCTGGAATATTATTATCTATAATATCTTGGTTTATAGAAAATCCTCATATAAATACTTTTTCTAACAGATCTATTGCAGCTATATTTTATCTTGGAGATTTTTCCGGAATTTTTGGTATTTTATCTTATTTTTATTTACAACAGAAAGTAAGTGCATTTTATGCTTCTACTGTTTTTTTAATTTTTCCAATTATTGCTGGATTTTTAGAAAATTATATTTATAAACATACCACTTTATTATGTGAAATGTGGTTTATTTTTCCATTAATTATAGGAATATTATTAACCTTAATTCCAGTTGAATATATAAAAAAGTACAAAGAATTAAATAATAAAAAATTATAG